agcaaaaatatcataaatgggctCCTCGgacaaggtatcactcataaatatagcctctcgggtaagcctctcagtcactcgtgactcagctctcgccACTTagtgctcacactcagcactcaggtTCAAATACActtcataatagtaataatcataataaccgatgcggcgtgcaacccgatccatagtttatagtcgactacgtttactaggggtgtacagactccggggggctcctacagcccaagcatcatAACGCTTATTATACCCCATTTTAACACGTGTCAAATTACAGTATAACATATTAGCGATTCTGAGgttgaattaatttttaaaagagtcGACACCTAATTAATTCTAAGGTGAATTAGGACACCAATTTTTAAAGCTTAAGTCAAGCGTTGTCATATGGTCTTAACCTAAAGATTCTAAATAagggttttaaatattttaaaaggaaGGTTTTAAAACATTTTTTAAAATCCGTTAATAATGGTTAACCGGCCGAACTTAGGTTAATAAGTATTAAATAATTTATCGAAAATATTTAAGGTATTACAAGACAATAACTTATAATTGAGTAGCTTATGCTTGAAAATATTATTaagtaaaaaaacaaaagaagttaAAAGCTAATTAATATGTGCATATATAACTTTGGAAGCAAAcaaccatttttttaaaaaacctgTCACTAACCGcattaaaaggaaaattattttttgtttgtcATCAAACTTTACTAAGGTCAAGAAGttgttgaaattatttatttaaagaaaaaaaatctgcAAAACTCAATTCAAAAGCCACGTTGTCAAGCATAAGAAAGTTTCGTTGCCTTCTTTAAGTCTCTAGAGAACGTACCAATATTCCAAGTGATTGAATTCTTAGAAGTTTTTTGATTAGTAAGATATTTGGCCAGAATCATGGTTATAAATTTACATGATAAAATTAATcatcaataataaaataaactccaCACAAAACCAAATCACATAAACTAACGAAATTCAGACAAAGTAAGTAAAGAATAATGAAAGCCGTCATAGGCGACCCCAAGCAAATTTGCTTGTTTTCTTCTTGTCTAATGTGATTAAAGAAGATAGTTTGTGATAACTCTATGCGGGTAGGAAGAGTCTTGTGTTAAGACTCCGGGTCGCTCCGAAGTGTACAtgcaaagaaaaaatagagaatAAAGATTAGTAAAAATAGTCTTAAACTTATAGTGTTCGAAATGAGTAGAATAATCATAGAAAATCTTTTATTAAACCCAAATTAGCTTTCATATTGTCAAAACTCTTTTTGGCTTGTAGGCTTCTTTTATATTAGACAATAGAATTCCAAACAAAACTTTTAGCATCAAGCCTTAGAGAAAAGGTTTTCAACAGTAAATTCCTAATAAACCTATATAAATATTTACATCCAGGTGATTAAAGTGACACAGGTTAGAGTTTTAGAATATACTTCTGGTAAACAATAAACTATTAGACAAGTTATACAACAAAATAGATGAAGGTTTTCTTTCTAACTTAAACTAACACTACCTCAAATAAGACAAATGCTTAACAAGACTTAATGTTATTCTACCACATAAACCAGTCATTTGACAAGATCATAAATCACATGTAATCATAACATAATATCATATGAAGCTACAGTTTGTCTATTAGCATGGATTCTAACAGATACTTTAATAGTCTATATGAATATCTATATGGATTCTTGAAAATATGATTTCTCAAAATGTACGCAAAATCAATCTATGGTTAAAATAAGGTTTTTTTTTAGGAAATAGTTTTTAATCACGAACTAAAATGAGATATTTTTTATATACACACAGTAGATGAACATGGCTTCCATCTAAAGGTTCAAACTTGTAATGAATCCTAACAGCTAGAGAGCATGTTGCCTTTCCACATATCTATGCAAGGCAATAGGTTACTATAGTCATGATTCTGGTAGAATTTAAGGCATGAATCTCTGCTGCATAAGAactaaaaaatagaaagaaaaaaacacGATAAAACTTCTACAACATTTATAAATGATAAAACACATGGTAACTTTTAACACAAAAAACAACTAGCATTTTTATGGAACATTATCAGTCATAATGCAAATACCTCACGCCCAAAAACTAATTTCCTTAAAGACATAATGTCTACACACAAATAAActctaaatcatgatttctaatatgTTACTTAAACTAATAAATACAGAATAGCAAGTTTAGATCTAACTTTTATTGGAACAGTGACCCTGGTGCTCTTAAGGCTTCGGATCTACTCCTCTTTTAATGATATTGAATCGGACAGAGATTGATAGGGATTAAACTAGTTATTGAGATTAAGTTTTAACGTGAAacttttttaattcctaattagtATGAAAATAGCGGCATCTTATGAATATGTTTCATGGGTGAACCAAACAAATTTCTGTATACATGATTTACACATATAAAGCAACTGAACCATGAACTTCTATAACAGAACAAAAGGGGACTAGCACATGATTCTACTGGATAATAAAACAACGATTTTATacttaataaaaataaagagCGACTAAAACTTAGAAGGAAAAATTGACCTTTTGCGGTGCAGGAACTGGGGTCGCGTCAAGGTCTACTATCTCCGGCTTCTACTCTGCAACCTCAAACGATCGTCAAATTCCAAAACAATTACGCCGCTACATCTAGTTCGGTTAAACGAGACCAGTAGGGGTGACCAAAACGAGCCCTTAAAGCGTGGCTCCAATGAGTAAGAAATCAGAGAAGGAGGCTCGGAGAAGAATGTAAAAAAGATTGTGGGTTCAAAAGTTGCTGAAAATCTCCACCAAGTTTGGTATTTATAGGAGATGAATTAGGGCTCTCTAGGGTTAGTTGGGCAGGattcttgattttttatttttcattcaaaATGAATGTTTTAAATTTGATCGTTGATCTTTCTTGGACGGACTTTGCAGACATCACGTGATTTGGTCAAAAAGGCGTGATTTGTTCCAGTCCTTACCCGAATTGGCGAGGCTATGGTGTGTTTCAATTTGATTTCGAAGTTGTCAAGCACAAACAAAAAAGAGTAAAAGGAATATCCTTTGGAATATTTAGATACTTAATGAGAGTAGAGAGACCTTTTTGCACAAAAATGGTGCGTCATTCCTCTACTTGAAAGATATAAGAGCTTGGAAGTTTTCTGAAAATGGAGAAGGGAGTGGGGCGTCTGTTTTGAGGGAGATAGAGAGAGGTTAGGAGATTTAGGTTGTGGAAAAGTTGGGTTGTTGGATCTGTTATTGGGCTATTGAGAAGTGATGGGCTGCTGAAAGGTGGTGATGTAAAGGCTTTGCTTGGGCCGAAAACCATGGCATTTTCCTTCTTCCAATTAATTTAATTTTGCTCTCATATCTTAATAACTTGgactcaataaaaatttcataaataaataataataagtaaatataaCATATTTGTAGCAGTAAAACTAATATATCatatcttttaaaaataaaattatgttgAGTAATAAACTTATCCAAATATGGAATTCTTTCTCCCCACAAAATGGAACTTTCCCCTCCCTTTGGCCAAATATCACTCCTAATTAATTGTTTAATCTCTCCCAAAATTCATGATTATTTTCAATAACTTTCTTCCTTTAAGGGAATTCGAAGACTTAGAGAAGTGGTAGAGGTGTATGGATTAAAATTAAAATCACGTATTTGCAAACAACTTGAAAATAGTCCATCGTGCTAATTACACAAACTTATTGGCACGATTTGATTGAAATTTATATCCACTATAAATTATTCTTGATACTTCAAAATCTTTTAACTATGACAATTTTAAAATAGCAACCATAAAAAAAACATGTCTTTCAAAAACTCTacgaaactccaaaaaactatatatatataagaaaaacaaaaattacaacaaaaaatatattataataataataataataataataataataataataataataataataataataataataataataataataataataatagactAATCACTTCAATAACGATAACAACAATAGTAATAAAAGGTAACAAATAATTAAGATAGggcataaaattattaatgactATGGAGCACTAGAAAATTAATCAGAGGAAAGGTAGGACAAAATTGGGCATCAACAACTGTCCCTCTTTAACCggaaatgatgaaagagttttcgggcaaagaaattgaTGTAGTAGCCAATTTTGTCCCGACCAGTGAGGTTGAAATTTGTCAAAAGAGAGATAAAAAAATGATTGCGGCCGAACTCTGgtttcgagttgcctacatatctcgggtTTCACGAGAATCAAGCCATATGTAATTCCAGACTGATGGTGCTACGGAGTAGGACTTAATGATTGATGCGGATCCTAAAATGCTGCCCCAGTGTCGAATTGTGGAGACACAAGGTGTCAGACACTGGGGATCATGATTGAAAGAAAATGTGTCGAAATAAGGATTTTGGCTAAGATTTTGATAGTCAAGCTGAACGGAATCCGAAAGTAGACCTTTGACTTTTGCTGGTGAGTCTGGTTTCCTCCCCAGCAAACTGCCCTAGTTCGCTGGTTAGATAGAGTTCCATGTTGTGATAAATTTCCTGCTAAACTCAACAGGCTAGGTAAAATTGTTAGTAAACGAGATATAAAAATGCAATAAGTCATAACAATAATTTCATTAAAATGACACCTTTAAGCAGTTAATTTATCATAAAATAAGCCAGGTATGTTAAAAATAATTCTTTGATCATGACTAATGAAATGAGTCTTTGAGCCAATGATTCATGTAAATGGTGCCTTTCAGCGATGACTTATGTATGATTGATAAAAATGAGGCATTTAAGCCAATGATTGATGAAAATGAGGCATTTAAGTCAAATGATGCAGTAATCGAGGTGTTTAAGCCAAATGACTGATGAGGCTTTCCAAGCCAAATGATTTAAGGTAATAAAAAATATTTGTGGTGCATTTGCAAGGCAATTGTATGGTGCATTTAAAAGTAATGGTGCAGTGTAGTTGAAAGCATTTGCATCGTGCATTTGCAAGCAATAATATGGTACTTTTTAAAGCATTTGTGCAGTGCATTTGCAGTGCCTTTGAAAGCAAAAGTGCAGTGCATTTGAAAGCATTTATATTATGCATTTTGTAGGCAATGGTGCATTCGAAAACAATGGTGCAATGCATTTGAAAGCATTTGTGTGGTGCTTTTGAAAGCAATGGTGCAGTGTATTTGAAAGCAATGGTGCAGTACATTTAAAAGTCAATGTGCAATATGTTTAAAACCGTGTGCGATGTAGTttgtatttataaaaaaattagtAGCTGAAAAGTAATGACAATCAATGTATTAAAAAATATTGTAAGATTCCAAAACCATCATTAGAAAAATCTCAAACTTGGATTTTAAagatcatcatcattcaaaaggTGTAATTTTCTATAAAATACTATACAAAATTCAAACCACTTGACGAAGGCTCTTGATATTTATATTCGTTATTGATTCTTTTGCTTCCTCTATCTTGAAAATCTGCACTCAAAGAAAAAATTATGAGTTTGGGAGGGGGGAGGGAAGGTTGATCCGTGTTGACTTTGATGCCCTGGTCTTTGATAATCTTGTTCTTCCCACTTTGTTTGGACTTGTAACCTCCACCCAACACTGAATCTTGGCGAACGAATAGTTaagaaattttgataaaaaatcctattttaataaataaaatatgcataattttataaaataaagttATTGCCGAATTCTGTATTGTGACATGCTCGTGAAACAAAGTGAACGTCCTCATCTGGAATCCCATTATTCGTCTTGTGTGACCATCCTTTGTCGATGAATGATGCCTCCTCATGACGACGCCTTCGAAagctgccccagtttccaatttgGGGGCAAATATTGAATTTTTATTATGATGAGACCAAACCCAcagggatgcctacgtatcccctcttaaacgggaatcaggtcaaacatagttcattTACATTATGAAGCATTACATAGAAAAGAAAGAGGTTGCTAGATATGCCTCTAgatgtagtatctcttgactgcatctgcattgaTGGGCTTGGGCCacacttctccatccatttctgctaGAATCAGTGCTCCTCCAGTCAATACTCAATGcaccatgtatggaccttgccaatttggtgcaaactttcctttagcttcattTTGGTGCGGGAATATGCGCTTCAAATCCAATTGCCCCGGTTTAAACTGACGTGGTTTCACTTTCTTGTTGAAGTCTCTGGTCATCCTAGTTTGATggagttgaccatggcatacaACATTCATTCTCTTCTCGTCAATAAGCATTAGTTGTTCGTACCGATTCTTTACCCATCCGGTATTGCTCAGCTTGGCTTCTTGGATGACCCTCAAAGATGGTATTTCAACTTCCGCTGGTAATACGGCTTCAGTTCCATAGACCAGAAGATAAGgcgttgccccagttgatgttctgactgtagtgcgatatccaAGGAGAGCAAATGGTAGTTTCTCATGCCAGTGCCTGTAGTTATCAATCATCTTCCgtaatatcttctttatgttcttgttggctgcttcaacggctccattcatctgaggtcggTAGGGAGTGGAATTTTGGTGAGTAATCTTGAACTTATCACATATTTCTtgcatcaagtcactattgagattggcttCATTATCTGTAATGATTGACTCAGGAATTCCAAATCAGCAAACGATGTTGTTGCGGACAAAATCTTCTACTACCTTCTTTGTAACTGACTTGTAAGAAGAGGCTTCTACCTACTTTGTAaagtaatcaatagctaccaagataaatctatgtccattcgaggcgGCCAGCTCAATAGGgctaatgacatccatgccccaagctgCAAACGACCAAGGAGAACTCGTCacattgagttcatttggtggGACTCGAATCAAATCACTGTGgatctgacactgatgacatttctgtACAAAACGAATGCAATCTATTTCCATgatcatccaaaagtaacctgctcgcagaattttctttgccaaagtTAACCCATCCATGTGAGGCTCACATGTTCCTGCGTGTATTTCTTTAATCAGCTTGGTTGCTTCCCTAGCATCTACATACCTCAACAGTCCTAAATCTGgggtcctcctatataggatttcGCCGTTTAGGAAAAAGTGATTTGCCAATCTCCTAAGCGTTCTCTTCTGGGTATTGGTTGCTCCTTCAGGGTAATCCCTTGTCTTGAGATACCTCTTAATGTCATAATACCATGGTTCTCCATCTGGCTCTTCATCCACATGGAAATAATAAGCTGGTTGATCTTGCACATTCTCCTTGATAGGGTCTATGTAGTTTTTATCTGGATGTTGAATCATGGAAGAAAAAGTTGCCAAAGCATCTGCAAACTCATTTTGAACTCTTGGAACATGCTTGAAATCCACTTTGATAAACTTCTTACACAGCTCCTTTACATAATGTAAGTACAGTAGGATTTTTGAGTTCTTTGTATTCCATTCGCCTTGTACTTGATGAATCAGCAAGTCTGAATCACCTATAACCAacaactcttggatgttcatatCAACGGCCATTCTAAGCCCAAGTATACAAGCCTcatattccgccatgttgttggtgcatgaaAACTGAAGTTTCGCTGAGATTGGATAATGTTGTCCAGATTCTGAAACTAATACTACTCCAACTCCAACTCGTTTGAAGTTTGCGGCTCcgtcaaaaaacattctccaaccagaATATGCCTCTGAAATGTCTTCTCTAGCAAACAATACTTCTTCATCGGGGAAGTACGTCATAAGTGGCTTGTATTCTTCATCCACAAGATTTTCTACAAGGTGGTCAGCTAAAGCTTGTCCTTTGATGGCCTTCTGAGTAACATACACGATGTCAAACTCGCTTAGCAAAATCTTCCACTTCACCAGCTTtcctgtaggcataggtttctgaaagatgtacttgaGCGGGTCCATCTTGGAAATGAGATAAGTGGTGTATGCTGACAAGTAATGCCTCAAATTTTGTGCAACCCAAGTTAAGGCACAACAGGTACATTCCAACAAAGTATATCTTACTTCAtatggtgtgaacttcttgctcaagtagtatatggcttgttccttccttccagtttcatcatgttgccccaaaacaCATCCAAATGCATTATATGATACGGACATGCATAACAACAATGACCTTCCAGGTTCCGGAGGTACCAGCACTGGTGGGTTagataaatattccttgatcctATCAAAAGCTCGTTGACATTCCTCTGTCCATTTGGTAGTGGTATCTTTCATCAGCATCTTGAATATCATCTCACAAATCACTGTTGATTGGGCTATGAAACGACTAATGTAGTTAAGGCAACcaaggaagctcatcacgtccttacGATTCTTTGGAGGTGGCAGGTCTTGGATAGCCTTTATCTTTGAAGGATCCAACTCTATGCCTCTTCTGCTGACAATGAAACCTAATAATTTTCCAGCTGGAACTCCGAATAcacactttgcgggattcagcttcaaatTGTATCGCCGCAACCTATCAAAGAACTTCTTCAGGTCTACCAAGTGATCTGAACTCTTCCatgacttgatgatgacatcgtcCACATAGACCTCAATCTCTTTATGGATTATGTCATGAAAAATAGTTTTCATAGCTCTCATGTATGTAGCACCTGCATTCTTGAGTCCAAAAGGCATTACTCGATAATAATACACCCCCCAAGGTGTGATAAATGTTATCTTCTCAGCATCatcttcatccatcaaaatctggTGGTAACTGGCAAAGCAATCAACgaatgactgcaactcatgctttgCACAATTATCAATGAGTATGTGAATATTCGGAAGTGGGAAATCATCCTTTGGACTagccttgttgagatcccgataatccacacatattCTTATCTTCCCATCATTCTTTGGTACTGGTACTATATTGGCCAACCAGGTGGGGTACTTCGTGACTCGGATGACATTTGCCTTAAATTGCTTggagacttcttctttgatcttcaaaCTTAAGTccgttttgaattttcttgttttttgcTTTACCAGGGGACAAGATGGATCCGTTGGAAACTTATGGGAAACAATATTAGTGCTTAAACcaggcatgtcgtcatacgaccaaaCGAACACATCGACGTATTATCTCAGAAGATCCACATATTTCTCCTTTTCTGATGGTGTCAAATGGACACTAATTCTTGTTTCTTTTATAGACTCTAAATTCCCCAAATTTATAAGCTCTGTTTCATCCAAATTTGGTTTTGACTTATTCTCAAACTGCTCAAGTTCTTTAGTTAATTCTGCAGGCGGTAGATCTTCTTCATATTCTTCAAGATCTTGCTTGTTATTTTGTTCAATTGTTTCATTTCATGTCACATTCACGGTGTAggcatttttattaatttatttgctgaaaaataaaaaagaaagaaaattaataaagacaaaaaattAAATGTAAAACAAAAAAGCATAATCAGATTTtgcatttaagcttctaaaagatcgaggcaaacaacataaaaatcatAGGCACGATTCAGGCCTCAATTTTGAATCGTGTTGTTTAAAAAGTACTAATACAATCCATCTACCAAGACTCCCGGTGAACCGGAGATGGGGTACAAGTCCAATTGTTCAAAATATCTCCAAGTGCGGCATCCCAAATAGTTGGCGACTCAGTGCAATCCTTCAGAATCACATTGCAGTCGGCAATGAATAGGTTCCTGATTCCTTCAACGAGGTCGTCTTCAGCATCTTCATCTAGTTCATAAATAGTAACTATCTTGGGGAATGACCGGCTTAGCGGTGGGATAGGCTGTGGCAGGACAATGTCACTTTTCTTCTTGAGACGAGCCTCCGAGACTTCTTTCGGAGTGGGTTCGTACCCTAGGCCAAAGGTGTTGTTCTGCCTTGGTAACTGAATTGGCTCCACTATTCCATGCAACCTTGCTCCAAGTCCTCGACCAGGCTcgaaaccattcttcaacatttctgATGCCACCATCACGAACACACTTGGCAACTTTATCTCTTTACCTCGAGTAGCAGTCATAATTTCTTCAATTTGGAAAGTGGCTCCATCCAGCCTCTCCACACTTTCAATGACATGGATTGAATTCCCGGAGTAAATGGGATTACTTGCTTCTCCATGAATCAcaacttcctggtgattccacaCAAACTTCACGTTCTGGTGCAAAGTGGAAGGGACTGCACCAGCcatgtgaatccatggccttcccaacaacaaattataagtAGCAGATATGTTTGACACTTGAAATTCAATGATAAACTCCATAGGCCCAATTTGTAATGCTAAGTCAATTTCAGCAATAGCGCTCATTTGCGCTCCATCAAAAGCTCTAACATTCACATGACTTTCACGAACTTTTCCAATGTCAATTCCCAAAGCTTTGAGGGTAGTGAAAGGACATATATTGAGTGCAGAACCATTATCGATCAAAACCCTAGAAATAAACTTGTCCCTGCACTTGACAGTGAGATGCAAAGCTTTGTTGTGACTTAGACCTTCAGGTGGCAATTCATCCTCGTGAAAATAAATCTTATGGGCTTCTAGGATTTGGGCTACCATAGTTTCCAAATGTTCACTAGTTGTCTCGACTAgcacatatgcttcattgagTACTTTTACCAATGCATTCCTGTGGCTGTCGGAACTCATCAATAATGACATGAGGGAAATTTGAGCTGGTGTCTTCTTCAGTTGGTCTACAATAGAGTATCCGCTACATTGCATTTTTCTCCAAAACTCTTCTGCGCCAGCTTCTGTCACGGACTTCTTCTGGTTGTTGTCCTTACTTGAAGTTCCTCGTGATGCTTCTTTAGGAACATAACACCGACCGGATCTTGTCATACCTGTAGCAGCAGCTTCTACAACTAATTTTGCCTTTCCTTTGTTCCTTACATCAGACTATAGTCCCAAGGAACTGCTTTGGTTTCAAATGAGGGTGTCTGAGCAACTAGAGCCATGATCCTGGGTTTCGGAGGGAGTACTTCCACCTTAATTGGTGCTCGCACTTGCATTGTGATGACAGGAGCAATGAAGGCAGATGACATAGCCTTGTTCTCATCTTCAATTGGTACAATTGTTCCTTCCAAATTCCAATCTTCATCAGTAGATATCATGTTAATACTGGTATCATCGTGATTTGGAAGAGGGTTGTTGTTCACATTCGGGGGAGCTCCCTTATGCTGAATGGTTCCTGCTTTGATCAACTCTTCAATCTTATCTTTGAGAGTAAGGCAATTTTGTGTGTCATGTCCAGTCACACCAGAGTGATATGCACAATGCTTGGTCCCATCATACTATCCTGGGAGGGGGTCGGGAACTCTTCCTGGGACTGGTTGGAATACTCCTACGgttttcaacctttcatacaactggGCTAAAGGTTCAGGTAGGGGTGTATAGGTTTTGGCTGGTTTTCTTTCAAAGCTTGGGCGAGGTCTAGGTGTATTTGGGCGGTTTTGTGATTGGTAACGGGGTTGAGATGGATATGTGGGTTGGTAATGTGATGGATTTGGGTATGTGGGTGCTCGGGGTGGATAATAGGTCGGTTAGGCATTATAAACAGGATAGGGAATGGGCGAAGGCTGGTAATAAGGTTGAGGAGTTTGGGTGTATGGGCTATAGTATGAAGGTTGAGGTAACGGGTTTTGGTAGGTTAACATTTGGTTAGGCCTGCGGTCTTGGATGGTCATAATAGTGGATACTTCTTTC
Above is a window of Nicotiana tabacum cultivar K326 chromosome 8, ASM71507v2, whole genome shotgun sequence DNA encoding:
- the LOC142163298 gene encoding uncharacterized protein LOC142163298; this encodes MIDNYRHWHEKLPFALLGYRTTVRTSTGATPYLLVYGTEAVLPAEVEIPSLRVIQEAKLSNTGWVKNRYEQLMLIDEKRMNVIFKIEEAKESITNINIKSLRQVV
- the LOC107764477 gene encoding uncharacterized protein LOC107764477, whose amino-acid sequence is MAHVAIPNMQHVTPVYVAEAQPFTTPMPHQLHSEVYQYQEAEKEVRAKTDEYMAKDIRELKEAFKSLKTVRSMEVLEYEDVCVHPDVDLPAGYKVPKFDMFDRKGNPRAHLMLYCDKLVGVGNDEAIRMKLFIRSLTGEALDWYTSQDPQKWRNRSVMEQDFMDRFRFNTKTNPDRFYLMTLEKKTTEYFREYAKRWRAEVARVQPPMGEDEMTTTFIRSQTDTTYYERLISMLGKKFSEVVRMGDIIEEGLKSGKITNLAALQATSKATQSGTIGGANKIEELIKAGTIQHKGAPPNVNNNPLPNHDDTSINMISTDEDWNLEGTIVPIEDENKAMSSAFIAPVITMQVRAPIKVESDVRNKGKAKLVVEAAATGMTRSGRCYVPKEASRGTSSKDNNQKKSVTEAGAEEFWRKMQCSGYSIVDQLKKTPAQISLMSLLMSSDSHRNALVKVLNEAYVLVETTSEHLETMVAQILEAHKIYFHEDELPPEGLSHNKALHLTVKCRDKFISRVLIDNGSALNICPFTTLKALGIDIGKVRESHVNVRAFDGAQMSAIAEIDLALQIGPMEFIIEFQVSNISATYNLLLGRPWIHMAGAVPSTLHQNVKFVWNHQEVVIHGEASNPIYSGNSIHVIESVERLDGATFQIEEIMTATRGKEIKLPSVFVMVASEMLKNGFEPGRGLGARLHGIVEPIQLPRQNNTFGLGYEPTPKEVSEARLKKKSDIVLPQPIPPLSRSFPKIVTIYELDEDAEDDLVEGIRNLFIADCNVILKDCTESPTIWDAALGDILNNWTCTPSPQDLEEYEEDLPPAELTKELEQFENKSKPNLDETELINLGNLESIKETRISVHLTPSEKEKYVDLLR